One genomic segment of Salinigranum rubrum includes these proteins:
- a CDS encoding KEOPS complex subunit Pcc1, which yields MRRATVRTTHATPESAALVAGAVEPDNTDSMATRVDGRVVETTIERGTTGGLHSSVDDYVVNLTVADRLVGADRDATGTETTAATTTAETDTTTADTTTETDEPTEQTADHTDTTHHNHE from the coding sequence GTGAGACGAGCGACCGTCCGGACGACGCACGCCACTCCCGAGAGTGCCGCACTCGTCGCCGGCGCCGTCGAACCGGACAACACCGACTCGATGGCGACCCGAGTCGACGGCCGCGTCGTCGAGACGACCATCGAGCGCGGGACCACCGGCGGTCTCCACTCGTCGGTCGACGACTACGTGGTGAACCTCACGGTGGCGGACCGACTCGTCGGCGCCGACCGGGACGCGACGGGGACGGAGACGACGGCAGCGACGACGACGGCGGAGACGGACACGACGACAGCGGACACGACGACGGAGACGGACGAACCGACCGAACAGACAGCGGACCACACGGACACGACACACCACAACCATGAGTGA
- a CDS encoding exonuclease RecJ: MSTTAVMESPSADAPTPSPEELAARLADAPFVRVVVAPTGSALAASGVIARALRERGVPFQVRVRRASAYAVADDALTLRVGSAGPADLTLGDPERAPAMAFEVARALETGPDPTLALAGIAAGEADPATSTLADRAGLDRSPGVGLPVSDLADGLGHTTLLHGPVSGDADAAGATLAEWDLPAELDADAWRRVASLVAVDTTTASGATPRAAEVVSRALNPLRLGDGAPFATVEGYGDVLSAVAREEPGTGVALALGYDARTAALGAWRTHAKHAHATLRDAETARYGGVFVVRVLAAADPGDDTANADDAARRRAAGRLRTVARLARDFRSPEPTVLVVSEGVAAAATHDDGVDVARALSTAVETGSADGTAREADVAFDGERETFETAARGSLS; encoded by the coding sequence ATGTCCACCACCGCCGTCATGGAATCGCCATCCGCCGACGCGCCGACGCCGAGCCCCGAAGAACTCGCCGCTCGGCTCGCCGACGCCCCGTTCGTCCGGGTCGTCGTCGCGCCGACCGGGAGTGCGCTCGCGGCCAGCGGCGTCATCGCTCGCGCCCTGCGCGAGCGTGGCGTCCCGTTCCAAGTGCGCGTCCGCCGCGCCTCCGCGTACGCGGTGGCCGACGACGCGCTCACCCTCCGGGTCGGTTCGGCCGGTCCGGCGGACCTGACGCTCGGCGACCCGGAGCGAGCACCGGCGATGGCGTTCGAGGTCGCTCGGGCCTTAGAAACCGGACCCGATCCGACCCTGGCGCTCGCCGGCATCGCGGCCGGGGAGGCGGACCCGGCGACGTCGACGCTCGCCGACAGGGCGGGCCTCGACCGCTCGCCCGGCGTCGGCCTCCCGGTTTCGGACCTCGCAGACGGCCTCGGACACACGACGCTCCTGCACGGACCCGTCTCCGGCGATGCCGACGCCGCGGGTGCGACGCTCGCGGAGTGGGACCTCCCCGCCGAACTCGACGCGGACGCGTGGCGAAGAGTCGCCTCGCTCGTCGCGGTCGACACGACGACCGCGTCGGGGGCGACGCCGCGCGCGGCCGAGGTCGTCTCCCGCGCGCTCAACCCGCTCCGACTCGGCGACGGCGCGCCGTTCGCGACGGTCGAGGGCTACGGTGACGTGCTCTCGGCGGTCGCCCGTGAGGAGCCCGGAACGGGTGTCGCTCTCGCGCTGGGGTACGACGCGCGGACGGCCGCGCTGGGAGCGTGGCGCACGCACGCGAAGCACGCCCACGCGACCCTTCGGGACGCGGAGACGGCACGGTACGGCGGCGTCTTCGTCGTCCGGGTGCTCGCCGCGGCTGACCCCGGAGACGACACGGCGAACGCGGACGACGCCGCGCGGCGACGCGCGGCCGGTCGCCTCCGGACCGTCGCCCGGTTGGCGCGCGATTTCCGCTCGCCCGAGCCGACAGTGCTCGTCGTCTCCGAGGGGGTCGCCGCGGCGGCGACCCACGACGACGGAGTCGACGTGGCGCGCGCGCTCTCGACCGCCGTCGAGACTGGCAGTGCCGACGGGACGGCCCGCGAGGCCGACGTCGCGTTCGACGGCGAGCGGGAGACGTTCGAAACCGCAGCCAGGGGGTCGCTGTCGTGA
- a CDS encoding 30S ribosomal protein S15 → MARMHTRRRGSSSSDKPVADEPPEWSDVDADDVEARIVELAEQGYEPSQIGMKLRDEGVKGTPVPNVKLATGKKVTTILEENDAESELPEDLRSLMERAIRLREHMEENPQDAQNKRALQNTESKIRRLVKYYRGGKLDEEFTYSYDVAVELLE, encoded by the coding sequence ATGGCACGAATGCACACCCGCCGCCGAGGCTCGTCCAGTTCGGACAAGCCGGTGGCAGACGAACCGCCGGAGTGGAGCGACGTCGACGCCGACGACGTCGAAGCACGCATCGTCGAACTCGCAGAACAGGGGTACGAGCCCTCCCAGATCGGGATGAAGCTCCGCGACGAGGGCGTCAAGGGGACGCCGGTCCCGAACGTCAAACTCGCGACGGGGAAGAAGGTCACCACCATCCTCGAAGAGAACGACGCCGAGTCGGAACTCCCCGAGGACCTCCGGAGCCTGATGGAGCGGGCCATCCGCCTGCGCGAGCACATGGAGGAGAACCCCCAGGACGCCCAGAACAAGCGCGCCCTGCAGAACACCGAGTCGAAGATCCGCCGCCTGGTGAAGTACTACCGCGGCGGAAAGCTCGACGAGGAGTTCACCTACAGCTACGACGTCGCCGTCGAACTGCTGGAGTAG
- a CDS encoding winged helix-turn-helix transcriptional regulator, with product MSSDADLDGTCRECPVVRTLEQIGSRWRMTVIRVLREGELRFNELKRAADANSQTLSRVLDDLEEKGYVRRRVEEESPVAVYYSLTQKGAELHAAFDEIHEWGLKWMDED from the coding sequence GTGTCATCGGACGCCGACCTCGACGGGACGTGCCGAGAGTGCCCGGTCGTCAGGACGCTCGAACAGATCGGGTCGCGGTGGCGGATGACCGTCATCCGCGTGCTCCGGGAGGGCGAACTCCGGTTCAACGAACTGAAGCGCGCGGCGGACGCGAACTCCCAGACGCTGTCGCGGGTGCTCGACGACCTCGAAGAGAAGGGGTACGTCCGCCGGCGGGTGGAAGAAGAGAGTCCGGTCGCGGTCTACTACTCGCTGACGCAGAAGGGCGCGGAACTCCACGCGGCGTTCGACGAGATTCACGAGTGGGGGCTGAAGTGGATGGACGAGGACTGA
- a CDS encoding NAD(P)-dependent oxidoreductase, with protein sequence MDVLLLGASGRIGRRVVTELLDRGHDVTGVSRSGEIDGFDDAAFTAVAGDATDPDDVARLATGHDAVGSALGPAADASPDVLVAMMEAVVEGMRRASVDRLVWTGGAGILSVGPDTRLIETEEFPDEWVPVASAAIDAYDRLEAADDLRWTYLAPAALIEPGERTGEYRTARGELVTDDAGDSYISMEDFAVAFVDELEQGDAVHAALGVGY encoded by the coding sequence ATGGACGTACTCCTGCTCGGCGCAAGCGGACGAATCGGACGACGAGTGGTAACGGAACTCCTCGACCGCGGGCACGACGTGACCGGCGTGTCCCGGAGCGGGGAAATCGACGGGTTCGACGACGCGGCGTTCACTGCCGTCGCGGGCGACGCGACCGACCCCGACGACGTCGCACGGCTCGCGACAGGCCACGACGCGGTCGGGTCCGCGCTCGGCCCGGCCGCCGACGCCTCGCCGGACGTCCTCGTGGCGATGATGGAGGCCGTCGTCGAGGGGATGCGTCGCGCGTCGGTCGACCGCCTCGTCTGGACCGGCGGGGCCGGCATCCTGAGCGTCGGACCCGACACGCGGCTCATCGAGACCGAGGAGTTTCCCGACGAGTGGGTCCCCGTCGCCAGCGCGGCCATCGACGCGTACGACCGACTCGAAGCGGCCGACGACCTCCGGTGGACGTATCTCGCCCCCGCGGCGCTCATCGAACCCGGCGAGCGGACCGGCGAGTACCGGACCGCGCGGGGCGAACTCGTGACCGACGACGCGGGGGACAGCTACATCTCGATGGAGGACTTCGCCGTCGCGTTCGTCGACGAACTCGAACAGGGCGACGCGGTTCACGCCGCACTCGGCGTCGGCTACTGA
- a CDS encoding glycosyltransferase, with product MDGASVVAFTDTYLPTVNGVTYTIKTWRERWERRGGRMDVVYPEATGHEPESGEYPVRSVAFPFYDGFRVAAPRVPRRVRRGDVDVVHSHTPFSLGLAGLRLASRRELPFVASYHTPTAEYADYLTSNARVERGIESMSTRYERWFLSHADAVVVPSAETRDRLAALGVEADLRVVQNGVDIDRFAPVDATAFRERHGLDGETLVGYTGRHGFEKRLTDIVRAADGLDDVTVVFGGDGPARESVERLVKERGVDARFFGFLPREELPAFYSALDAFAFPSPVETQGLVALEAIACGTPVVGVREGALRDTIDDGVTGYHYEPGDIDGFRDGIRRALDEYDSLRENCLARREPISVERAVDDLTAVYDRVRQATPRRV from the coding sequence ATGGACGGAGCGTCGGTCGTCGCCTTCACCGACACCTACCTGCCGACGGTCAACGGCGTCACCTACACCATCAAGACGTGGCGCGAGCGCTGGGAGCGCCGCGGCGGCCGGATGGACGTGGTGTACCCCGAGGCGACCGGCCACGAGCCAGAGTCCGGCGAGTACCCGGTCCGGTCGGTGGCCTTTCCCTTCTACGACGGCTTCCGCGTCGCCGCTCCGCGCGTTCCCCGCCGGGTCCGCCGCGGCGACGTCGACGTCGTCCACTCACACACGCCCTTCAGCCTCGGCCTCGCGGGGCTCAGACTCGCCTCGCGTCGGGAACTCCCGTTCGTCGCCTCCTACCACACCCCGACGGCGGAGTACGCCGACTACCTGACGTCGAACGCGCGGGTGGAACGCGGCATCGAGTCGATGAGCACCCGCTACGAGCGGTGGTTCCTCTCGCACGCCGACGCCGTCGTCGTCCCGAGCGCGGAGACCCGCGACCGACTCGCGGCGCTCGGCGTCGAGGCCGACCTCCGCGTCGTGCAGAACGGCGTCGACATCGACCGGTTCGCCCCCGTCGACGCGACGGCGTTCCGCGAGCGCCACGGGTTGGACGGCGAGACGCTCGTCGGCTACACCGGTCGGCACGGCTTCGAGAAGCGACTCACCGACATCGTCCGCGCCGCCGACGGACTCGACGACGTCACCGTCGTCTTCGGCGGCGACGGCCCCGCGCGGGAGTCGGTCGAACGCCTGGTGAAAGAACGTGGCGTCGACGCCCGCTTCTTCGGCTTCCTCCCGCGCGAGGAACTGCCGGCGTTCTACAGCGCGCTCGACGCGTTCGCGTTCCCCAGCCCCGTCGAGACGCAGGGACTGGTCGCGCTGGAGGCCATCGCCTGCGGGACACCCGTCGTCGGCGTCCGCGAGGGGGCGCTCCGGGACACCATCGACGACGGCGTCACCGGCTATCACTACGAACCGGGCGACATCGACGGGTTCCGCGACGGCATCCGGCGGGCGCTCGACGAGTACGACTCGCTCAGAGAGAACTGCCTCGCCCGCCGCGAACCGATCAGCGTCGAGCGGGCCGTCGACGACCTCACCGCCGTCTACGACCGCGTTCGGCAGGCCACACCACGCCGCGTCTGA
- a CDS encoding glycosyltransferase family 4 protein, with amino-acid sequence MRVLNYLELASHLDRSGIGTAADQQRAALRTTDVEVLTTPWKGDSPVAAAEYALRGRGAFREYDVAHCNLIGPGTLAVARHARRKRVPLVLHAHVTREDFAESFRGSTYVARPLGRYLRWFYSQADLVLCPSEYTRRILESYPVEAPIRPMTNGVDLDSLTGFESLRDEYRERFDLEGMVVFAVGNVFERKGLSTFCELAEETEYDFAWFGPYDTGPHASSTVRYWVENSERVTFTGWVDDKRGAFAAGDVYLFPTKNENQGIAVLEAMACGKACVLRDIPVFEEFYTHGEDCLKCETHEEFRAALRRLNADPELRERLGENARETASEHSLDRVGERLVEAYEDVLDGDAG; translated from the coding sequence GTGCGGGTCCTCAACTACCTCGAACTCGCGTCACACCTCGACCGGAGCGGCATCGGGACGGCCGCCGACCAGCAGCGGGCCGCGCTCCGGACGACCGACGTCGAGGTCCTCACGACCCCGTGGAAGGGCGACTCGCCCGTCGCCGCCGCCGAGTACGCGCTCCGGGGACGCGGCGCGTTCAGGGAGTACGACGTCGCCCACTGCAACCTCATCGGGCCGGGGACGCTCGCCGTCGCCCGGCACGCCCGGCGGAAGAGGGTTCCGCTGGTGCTTCACGCACACGTCACGCGAGAGGACTTCGCCGAGTCGTTCCGCGGGTCGACGTACGTCGCCCGTCCGCTGGGGCGGTACCTCCGGTGGTTCTACTCGCAGGCTGACCTCGTCCTCTGCCCGAGCGAGTACACGCGACGGATCCTGGAGTCGTACCCCGTCGAGGCACCCATCCGTCCGATGACGAACGGCGTCGACCTCGATTCGCTGACCGGGTTCGAGAGCCTCCGCGACGAGTACCGCGAGCGGTTCGATCTGGAGGGCATGGTCGTCTTCGCCGTCGGCAACGTCTTCGAGCGGAAGGGCCTGTCGACGTTCTGCGAACTCGCCGAAGAGACAGAGTACGACTTCGCGTGGTTCGGCCCGTACGACACGGGGCCGCACGCGTCCTCGACGGTGAGATACTGGGTCGAGAACAGCGAGCGCGTCACCTTCACCGGGTGGGTCGACGACAAACGCGGCGCGTTCGCCGCCGGCGACGTCTACTTGTTCCCGACGAAGAACGAGAACCAGGGCATCGCCGTGCTGGAGGCGATGGCCTGCGGGAAGGCCTGTGTGCTTCGGGACATCCCCGTCTTCGAGGAGTTCTACACCCACGGGGAGGACTGCCTGAAGTGCGAGACGCACGAGGAGTTCCGCGCGGCGCTCCGTCGACTGAACGCCGACCCCGAGTTGCGGGAGCGGTTGGGTGAGAACGCCCGAGAGACGGCGAGCGAGCACTCGTTAGACCGCGTCGGCGAGCGACTCGTCGAGGCGTACGAGGACGTACTGGACGGGGACGCCGGCTGA
- a CDS encoding ribonuclease P protein component 4 — MGIPEERIERLEALAREAVRAGEDDRAREYVRLARRLAERHRLRLPRRFRRFTCDRCDAYLRPGVNARVRLQSGKVVVACDCGELARYPYE, encoded by the coding sequence ATGGGCATCCCGGAAGAGCGCATCGAACGGCTCGAAGCGCTCGCGCGCGAGGCCGTCCGCGCCGGCGAGGACGACCGCGCCCGGGAGTACGTCCGCCTCGCCCGCCGCCTCGCCGAACGCCACCGGCTCCGACTTCCGCGTCGGTTCCGTCGGTTCACCTGCGACCGCTGCGACGCGTACCTTCGCCCGGGCGTCAACGCGCGCGTCCGACTCCAGTCCGGGAAGGTCGTCGTCGCCTGTGACTGCGGCGAACTCGCCCGCTATCCGTACGAGTAA
- a CDS encoding mechanosensitive ion channel family protein produces the protein MSAGLALQAGSGGFIGRFLAQNGVPYAESIGGVISFIVAFIIVYIVGRAILFPILDRVFEARGLETHAIRPLKKVAGVLVVFVAIAVAFGFAGYGNFLTSLATIAAAATLAIGFAMQDVIQNFVAGVFIFTDRPFKIGDWIEWDGNSGIVEDISFRVTRVRTFDNELLTVPNSQLTDGVVKNPVAKDKLRLQIPFGIGYDDDIPRATEIIIDEADKHEGIMDDPAPTVRLTDLGDSSVVLKSRVWISEPSRADFVKTRGEYVTSVKDRFDAEDINIPYPNRTLHGALQVEGIESVATSADD, from the coding sequence ATGAGCGCCGGCCTCGCGCTTCAGGCCGGCAGTGGCGGCTTCATCGGGCGTTTTCTCGCACAGAACGGCGTGCCCTACGCCGAGTCCATCGGCGGCGTCATCTCGTTCATCGTCGCGTTCATCATCGTCTACATCGTCGGGCGGGCGATTCTCTTCCCCATCCTCGACCGCGTCTTCGAGGCGCGAGGACTCGAAACGCACGCCATCAGGCCGCTGAAGAAGGTCGCCGGCGTGCTCGTGGTGTTCGTCGCCATCGCCGTCGCGTTCGGCTTCGCCGGCTACGGCAACTTCCTCACGTCGCTGGCGACCATCGCGGCGGCGGCGACGCTCGCTATCGGCTTCGCGATGCAGGACGTCATCCAGAACTTCGTCGCGGGCGTGTTCATCTTCACCGACCGCCCGTTCAAAATCGGTGACTGGATCGAGTGGGACGGCAACTCCGGCATCGTCGAGGACATCTCCTTTCGCGTCACCCGCGTCCGGACGTTCGACAACGAACTGCTGACAGTGCCGAACTCCCAGTTGACGGACGGTGTCGTCAAGAACCCGGTGGCGAAGGACAAACTCCGCCTGCAGATCCCGTTCGGCATCGGCTACGACGACGACATCCCGAGGGCGACCGAGATCATCATCGACGAAGCCGACAAACACGAGGGCATCATGGACGACCCGGCCCCGACGGTCCGCCTGACCGACCTCGGCGACTCCTCGGTCGTCCTCAAGTCGCGCGTGTGGATCTCCGAGCCCAGCCGCGCCGACTTCGTCAAGACGCGCGGTGAGTACGTCACGAGCGTGAAGGACCGCTTCGACGCCGAGGACATCAACATCCCCTACCCGAACCGCACCCTCCACGGCGCGCTGCAGGTCGAAGGTATCGAGTCGGTCGCCACGTCGGCGGACGACTGA
- a CDS encoding HD domain-containing protein, whose translation MSETTGGPAYDPDADHAFPDEKLNEVLPHLLDDPEVTTLLEAQNVNAVTRKGYNDHGPKHISIVRNRALRLYELLKAGGCEFNGAKDQGLDEVDEPVIVAFAATLHDIGHVVHRDEHAYYSIPLASDILDRILPNFYDTPSAVRVKAEVLHAILCHHTEETPLTKEAGVIRVADALDMERGRSRIPYEKGGRGINTLSSQAITNVLLRRGDGVPVQVEIEMVNAAGVYQVDNLLKAKLRDSMLEDEIRIVAVNTKSDDSQLVERIEL comes from the coding sequence ATGAGCGAAACAACCGGTGGTCCCGCGTACGACCCCGATGCCGACCACGCGTTCCCCGACGAGAAGCTCAACGAGGTCCTCCCCCATCTACTGGACGACCCCGAGGTGACGACGCTGCTGGAGGCGCAGAACGTCAACGCCGTCACGCGCAAGGGGTACAACGACCACGGCCCGAAGCACATCTCCATCGTCCGCAACCGCGCGCTGCGACTGTACGAACTGCTGAAGGCCGGGGGCTGTGAGTTCAACGGCGCGAAGGACCAGGGTCTCGACGAGGTCGACGAGCCCGTCATCGTCGCGTTCGCGGCGACGCTGCACGACATCGGCCACGTCGTCCACCGCGACGAACACGCGTACTACTCCATCCCGCTGGCGTCGGACATCCTCGACCGCATCCTCCCGAACTTCTACGACACCCCCTCCGCGGTTCGAGTGAAAGCCGAGGTGCTTCACGCCATCCTCTGTCACCACACCGAGGAGACGCCGCTGACGAAGGAGGCGGGCGTCATCCGCGTGGCCGACGCCCTAGACATGGAGCGCGGCCGCTCGCGCATCCCCTACGAGAAGGGCGGCCGCGGCATCAACACGCTCTCCTCGCAGGCCATCACGAACGTCCTCCTCCGGCGTGGCGACGGCGTCCCCGTCCAGGTCGAAATCGAGATGGTCAACGCCGCCGGCGTCTACCAGGTCGACAACCTGCTGAAAGCGAAGCTGAGGGACTCGATGCTCGAAGACGAAATCCGCATCGTCGCGGTCAACACGAAGTCCGACGACTCACAACTGGTCGAACGGATCGAACTCTGA
- a CDS encoding redoxin domain-containing protein, whose product MINVGDTAPEFTAPMATGEVESFALSDHLDEAPLVLAFFPAAFTTTCMTELSTFQERLGAFEASGASIYGISIDTPFTLNELREQHGIEYPLISDTNRELVDLYDISMDFEASGVYELAKRSVFVVDGDGTVTYAWVSDDPAVEPDYDAVEDAVVAAAE is encoded by the coding sequence GTGATCAACGTCGGCGACACCGCTCCCGAGTTCACCGCACCGATGGCCACCGGCGAGGTCGAATCGTTCGCCCTCTCGGACCACCTCGACGAGGCACCGCTCGTCCTCGCGTTCTTCCCCGCGGCGTTCACCACCACGTGCATGACGGAACTCTCGACGTTCCAAGAGCGCCTCGGAGCGTTCGAGGCCAGCGGTGCGAGCATCTACGGAATCAGCATCGACACCCCGTTCACGCTCAACGAACTCCGTGAGCAGCACGGCATCGAGTATCCGCTCATCAGCGACACCAACCGCGAACTCGTCGACCTGTACGACATCTCGATGGACTTCGAGGCGAGCGGCGTCTACGAACTCGCCAAGCGCTCGGTGTTCGTCGTCGACGGGGACGGGACGGTCACCTACGCCTGGGTGTCCGACGACCCGGCCGTCGAACCCGACTACGACGCCGTCGAGGACGCCGTCGTCGCCGCCGCGGAGTGA
- a CDS encoding sensor histidine kinase: protein MPLVLVGLGTAFVLLIVVEWIALDLLRPSQSLTAHYVFTFTLNGVPALGIAYGGYWLDRSPVETDQHRRIARWCFGGLAVFLAINLVMIALWPAETFVNNLGWARGTAIYGAGGGLVIGVIEGRAVHRARVAEREAARAEHVENQRRWLGYMNSLLRHEVLNTVNIIEGNAELLMDEYGDDPSSERLETIRRHSRNMSGIINDVRVLIEATEEADEFEAVNLTEVLTDRLIDLRTTYEEVEVETTIPGTVFVMADALLPRVFSNLLNNAVEHNDSATPRVSVSVEVTDETAVVSIADNGSGVSAAKQETLFEQDTRTSNHGLGLYLVRTLSERYGGRVDLRETGPTGSEFVVELPRVRDTPAGHSGERAMAQPLVVGTVGTGRLVSGGP from the coding sequence GTGCCGCTGGTACTCGTCGGTCTCGGCACCGCGTTCGTGCTCCTCATCGTCGTCGAGTGGATCGCGCTGGACCTGTTGCGGCCGTCGCAGAGCCTGACGGCACACTACGTGTTCACTTTCACGCTCAACGGTGTCCCCGCGCTCGGAATCGCCTACGGCGGCTACTGGCTCGACCGCAGTCCCGTCGAGACCGACCAACACCGGCGCATCGCCAGGTGGTGTTTCGGTGGACTGGCGGTGTTCCTCGCGATCAATCTCGTGATGATCGCGCTCTGGCCGGCCGAGACGTTCGTAAACAACCTCGGCTGGGCTCGCGGGACGGCGATCTACGGGGCGGGCGGCGGTCTCGTCATCGGCGTGATCGAAGGGCGCGCCGTCCACCGCGCACGCGTCGCCGAACGCGAGGCGGCCCGGGCCGAACACGTAGAGAACCAGCGTCGGTGGCTCGGGTACATGAACAGTCTGCTTCGCCACGAGGTGCTGAACACGGTGAACATCATCGAGGGGAACGCAGAGCTACTCATGGACGAGTACGGGGACGACCCCTCGTCCGAACGCCTCGAAACCATCCGCCGACACAGTCGGAACATGTCCGGGATCATCAACGACGTCCGGGTTCTGATCGAAGCCACCGAGGAGGCCGACGAGTTCGAGGCCGTGAACCTCACGGAGGTTCTGACCGACCGATTGATCGACCTGCGGACGACGTACGAGGAGGTCGAGGTCGAGACGACGATCCCCGGGACCGTGTTCGTGATGGCCGATGCTCTCCTCCCGCGGGTGTTCTCGAACCTCCTGAACAACGCCGTCGAACACAACGACAGCGCCACGCCCCGCGTGAGCGTCTCCGTCGAGGTGACCGACGAGACCGCCGTCGTCTCCATCGCCGACAACGGTTCGGGCGTCTCCGCGGCCAAGCAGGAGACGCTGTTCGAGCAGGACACCCGCACGAGCAACCACGGCCTCGGGCTCTACCTCGTCCGGACGCTGTCCGAGCGGTACGGCGGGAGGGTCGACCTCCGCGAGACGGGACCGACGGGGAGCGAGTTCGTCGTCGAACTCCCCCGCGTCCGGGACACCCCGGCGGGGCACTCGGGCGAGCGGGCCATGGCACAGCCCCTCGTCGTGGGCACCGTCGGGACGGGCCGACTCGTGTCCGGCGGCCCCTGA
- a CDS encoding Sec-independent protein translocase subunit TatA/TatB, translated as MFDIILFPGLPGGPELLIVLFVLVLLFGANKIPKLARSTGQAMGEFQRGRQEIEEELKQMEKQPDEDDEEFEARKREKERELEETESESESESTSTSSS; from the coding sequence ATGTTCGATATCATACTGTTCCCGGGGCTGCCGGGCGGGCCGGAGCTGCTCATCGTGCTGTTCGTGCTCGTCCTGCTGTTCGGGGCCAACAAGATCCCCAAACTCGCCCGCTCGACCGGGCAGGCGATGGGTGAGTTCCAGCGGGGCCGGCAGGAGATCGAAGAGGAACTGAAACAGATGGAGAAACAGCCTGACGAGGACGACGAGGAGTTCGAGGCGCGCAAGCGCGAGAAGGAGCGCGAACTCGAGGAGACCGAGTCTGAGTCCGAGTCCGAATCCACGTCCACGTCCAGCAGCTGA